A portion of the Granulosicoccus antarcticus IMCC3135 genome contains these proteins:
- the nuoL gene encoding NADH-quinone oxidoreductase subunit L encodes MKLLYTLIPLAPLLAAIVTGLFGRRIGRDNAHRVTIAGVAFSLLLSVYAFFHVVVGEAAPFNETLYTWLVSGNIKFEIGFLVDNLTVMMLLVVNFVSLMVHIYTIGYMHDDDGYQRFFSYISLFTFSMLMLVMSNNFLQLFFGWEAVGTVSYLLIGFYYKKETAIFANMKAFLVNRVGDFGFVLGIAGIVMYTNSLAYTDAFAAAPGLVGQTINIVGSSEWDVLTVLCILLFIGAMGKSAQAPLHVWLPDSMEGPTPISALIHAATMVTAGIFMVSRMSPLFELSETALSFILIIGAFTAFFMGLIGMVQNDIKRVIAYSTLSQLGYMTVALGVSAYSAAMFHLMTHAFFKALLFLAAGSVIIAMHHEQDIRKMGGLRKIMPTTYWTSLIGSLALIGFPAFSGFYSKDIIIEAVHASSIPGAHIAYWAVLGGVFVTAFYSFRLFFLVFHGKTRMDKHTEEHAKESPKVVTVPLILLAIPSLIIGALTVTAVVYGDYFKDVIYVAPEHAVLEQLGEEYHGPLQFIIHAFNAPAVYIAAVGVATAFLFYILAPSIPTFLDSKLGFLRRILDNKYGFDDFNQAVFARGSVALGRQLWQKGDIKVIDGALVNGAANSVGWLAGISRNIQSGMLFHYAFAMILGLLAMLTWFLFV; translated from the coding sequence GTGAAGTTACTCTACACACTCATTCCGCTGGCACCGCTTCTGGCAGCAATCGTTACTGGCCTGTTTGGTCGACGTATCGGTCGTGACAATGCTCACCGTGTGACCATTGCAGGTGTTGCTTTCTCTTTGCTGTTGTCGGTGTACGCCTTCTTCCACGTCGTGGTGGGTGAGGCTGCACCGTTCAACGAAACGCTGTACACCTGGCTGGTCAGTGGCAACATCAAGTTTGAAATCGGTTTTCTGGTCGACAATCTGACGGTGATGATGCTGCTGGTTGTCAACTTCGTCTCACTGATGGTGCATATCTATACCATCGGTTATATGCATGACGATGACGGATATCAGCGTTTCTTCAGCTATATCTCGCTGTTTACCTTTTCCATGTTGATGCTGGTCATGTCCAACAACTTTCTGCAGTTGTTCTTTGGCTGGGAAGCGGTGGGTACGGTGTCCTATTTGCTGATCGGTTTCTACTACAAGAAAGAGACTGCCATCTTCGCCAACATGAAAGCCTTTCTGGTCAACCGGGTTGGGGATTTCGGCTTCGTTCTGGGTATCGCCGGTATTGTCATGTATACCAACAGTCTGGCTTATACCGATGCGTTTGCGGCAGCCCCCGGGCTGGTCGGTCAGACCATCAACATTGTGGGCAGTTCAGAGTGGGATGTTCTGACTGTGCTGTGCATCCTGCTGTTCATTGGTGCGATGGGTAAGTCGGCACAGGCGCCACTCCATGTCTGGCTGCCAGATTCCATGGAAGGACCTACACCTATCTCGGCACTGATTCACGCAGCAACCATGGTGACTGCCGGTATCTTCATGGTGTCGCGAATGTCACCACTGTTCGAACTCTCGGAAACTGCTCTGAGCTTCATCCTGATCATCGGTGCATTCACCGCCTTCTTCATGGGGCTGATCGGCATGGTGCAAAACGACATCAAACGGGTCATCGCCTATTCAACGCTGTCACAGTTGGGCTATATGACCGTAGCACTGGGCGTTTCTGCGTACTCGGCTGCCATGTTCCATCTCATGACGCACGCCTTCTTCAAGGCTCTGCTGTTCCTGGCCGCTGGTTCTGTGATCATAGCGATGCATCATGAACAGGACATCCGCAAGATGGGTGGACTGCGCAAGATCATGCCGACCACTTATTGGACATCTCTTATCGGATCGCTGGCACTTATTGGCTTTCCGGCGTTCTCCGGATTCTATTCCAAGGACATCATTATTGAGGCAGTGCACGCCTCGAGCATTCCAGGGGCACATATTGCTTATTGGGCGGTGCTGGGCGGCGTCTTCGTGACCGCGTTCTACTCTTTCCGTCTGTTCTTTCTGGTTTTCCATGGCAAGACACGGATGGATAAACACACCGAAGAACATGCCAAGGAATCTCCGAAAGTGGTTACCGTACCGTTGATCCTACTGGCCATTCCATCGCTTATCATCGGCGCGTTGACTGTGACGGCCGTGGTGTACGGTGATTACTTCAAGGATGTTATCTATGTGGCACCGGAACATGCCGTACTGGAGCAACTGGGTGAGGAGTATCATGGTCCCTTGCAGTTCATCATTCATGCATTTAATGCCCCTGCGGTTTATATCGCGGCGGTCGGTGTGGCGACGGCCTTTCTGTTCTATATCCTTGCTCCGTCCATTCCGACATTTCTTGATTCAAAGCTGGGTTTTTTGCGTCGCATACTGGACAACAAGTACGGTTTCGACGATTTCAACCAGGCGGTCTTTGCCCGTGGCAGTGTTGCCCTTGGTCGTCAGCTTTGGCAGAAGGGTGACATCAAAGTGATTGATGGTGCTCTGGTTAATGGAGCGGCCAACAGTGTGGGCTGGCTGGCTGGCATTTCGCGCAATATCCAGAGCGGTATGTTGTTCCACTATGCGTTTGCCATGATCCTCGGATTACTGGCTATGCTGACCTGGTTTCTTTTCGTCTGA
- a CDS encoding NADH-quinone oxidoreductase subunit M translates to MSFPILSLTIWLPILAGVLIIALGDRPARKLAGVASILTLLASLPLYFGFDSGTAEMQFQESLAWLPSFNINYALGVDGISMPLIILTTMINVIVVISAWQVIKDRPAMYLGAFSIMTGLMVGVFSSLDAMLFYIFFEATLIPMFLIIGIWGGPKRVYATVKFFLYTFLGSVFMLIALIYMYKQGGSFSILSLHDLPLNQDQQYWIFLAFLAAFAVKIPMWPVHTWLPDAHVEAPTAGSAVLAAVMLKMGGYGFLRFSLPITPDASAHMDTFMIVISLVAVVYIGFVALAQRDMKKLIAYSSISHMGFVTLGIFIAFRLIAKGDDAGVALGLEGAMIQMISHGFISAAMFLCVGVMYDRVHSREIADYGGVINTMPIFAAFMVFFAMANAGLPGTSGFVGEFMVILASFKTNFWIAFLASLTLILGAAYTLWMVKRVIMGPIGNDKVAALTDINSREFWMLALLAMMVLLIGVWPNVIGGVMHASVENLVQHISTSKY, encoded by the coding sequence TTGAGCTTTCCTATACTGAGTCTGACGATCTGGTTGCCCATACTGGCTGGGGTGCTGATCATTGCCCTGGGCGATCGGCCGGCACGCAAGCTGGCGGGTGTGGCCTCCATACTGACCTTGCTGGCCAGCCTGCCTCTTTACTTTGGTTTTGATTCCGGTACGGCTGAGATGCAGTTTCAGGAGTCGTTGGCGTGGTTGCCGAGTTTCAATATCAACTATGCGCTTGGCGTGGACGGTATCTCCATGCCGTTGATCATCCTCACCACGATGATCAATGTGATCGTGGTGATTTCGGCATGGCAGGTGATCAAGGATCGTCCCGCGATGTACCTGGGTGCCTTCTCGATCATGACGGGTCTGATGGTTGGTGTTTTTTCCTCATTGGATGCGATGTTGTTCTACATCTTCTTCGAGGCCACACTGATCCCGATGTTCCTGATTATCGGAATCTGGGGTGGTCCAAAGCGTGTCTATGCAACCGTAAAATTCTTTTTGTACACCTTTCTGGGCTCGGTCTTCATGCTGATCGCCCTGATTTATATGTACAAGCAAGGCGGCAGTTTCAGCATCCTGAGCCTGCATGATCTGCCACTGAACCAGGACCAGCAATACTGGATATTCCTGGCTTTCCTTGCAGCTTTCGCGGTCAAGATACCCATGTGGCCGGTACATACATGGCTGCCAGATGCTCACGTTGAAGCGCCGACTGCAGGCTCTGCCGTTCTGGCTGCTGTCATGTTGAAGATGGGCGGTTATGGCTTTCTGCGATTCAGCCTGCCGATCACACCTGATGCCAGTGCCCATATGGATACCTTCATGATCGTCATCTCTCTGGTCGCGGTGGTGTATATCGGATTTGTGGCTTTGGCGCAGCGAGACATGAAGAAGTTGATAGCCTATTCATCCATTTCGCATATGGGGTTCGTCACGCTCGGTATCTTCATTGCCTTCCGTCTCATTGCCAAAGGCGATGATGCGGGTGTAGCGCTGGGACTTGAAGGCGCCATGATCCAGATGATTTCACATGGATTCATCTCTGCTGCCATGTTCCTGTGTGTCGGTGTCATGTACGACCGTGTTCATAGTCGCGAGATTGCGGATTACGGCGGTGTCATCAACACCATGCCTATCTTTGCAGCTTTCATGGTGTTCTTTGCCATGGCCAATGCAGGCTTGCCGGGAACCTCAGGTTTCGTGGGGGAGTTCATGGTCATACTGGCAAGTTTCAAGACTAACTTCTGGATTGCGTTCCTGGCCTCACTGACCCTGATACTCGGTGCTGCCTATACGCTCTGGATGGTCAAGCGCGTCATCATGGGGCCGATTGGCAACGACAAGGTGGCCGCATTGACTGATATTAATTCCCGCGAGTTCTGGATGCTGGCGCTGTTGGCAATGATGGTATTGCTGATTGGTGTCTGGCCGAATGTTATCGGTGGCGTCATGCACGCCTCGGTGGAGAACCTCGTGCAACACATTTCAACCTCCAAGTACTGA
- a CDS encoding exostosin domain-containing protein, producing MKLLFTSAYSTHPCLDRVRQLQRLDDQGNFTVTRNPDKADAIVFVENTQFQDMSFNTLMEHPLIRMYPEKIFMYNEMDRAWPLLHGLYCSLGSELTNPEEQVAFPYLTATNSGVQDIYHSKAERQWLYSFVGSASHACRKPVLRLKDDNARIIDTSDFCTWDPIQTSKYAFQKLYTQTMAGSKFILCPRGIGPASLRLYETMESGRVPVIISDSWVAPPQVDWSFAVRVPESRTSDIPKILLELEPQWQERGEAARRAWETSYAPNRMFNTMGLAIQSIRKQSPFPEPTLRANTMKWAVVAEQKLRNQLKPTPSDPAPRPSFLGRMFSRKA from the coding sequence ATGAAGCTGCTTTTCACCTCTGCCTACTCGACCCATCCCTGCCTCGATCGTGTACGTCAGTTGCAGAGGCTGGATGATCAAGGCAACTTTACGGTGACCCGCAACCCCGACAAGGCGGATGCCATCGTATTTGTCGAAAATACTCAATTTCAGGATATGAGCTTCAATACACTCATGGAGCATCCGTTGATCCGGATGTATCCTGAAAAAATATTCATGTACAACGAAATGGACCGCGCATGGCCCTTACTACATGGACTCTACTGCAGCTTAGGGAGCGAACTGACCAATCCTGAAGAGCAAGTCGCCTTCCCCTACCTGACAGCAACCAACTCAGGTGTACAAGATATCTATCACAGCAAGGCAGAACGCCAATGGCTCTACTCTTTTGTTGGCTCTGCCAGTCACGCCTGCCGCAAACCTGTGTTGAGGCTCAAGGATGACAATGCCCGGATCATCGATACATCGGACTTCTGCACATGGGATCCCATACAGACGTCCAAGTACGCTTTCCAGAAACTGTATACACAAACCATGGCTGGCAGTAAGTTCATCCTCTGCCCCAGGGGTATCGGACCGGCCTCGCTACGCCTCTATGAAACGATGGAATCAGGTCGGGTTCCCGTCATCATCTCTGATTCCTGGGTCGCACCACCGCAAGTCGATTGGAGTTTCGCTGTACGCGTTCCCGAATCCCGTACTTCGGATATACCAAAGATACTGCTGGAGCTGGAACCACAGTGGCAAGAACGAGGCGAAGCAGCCCGTCGCGCCTGGGAGACGTCCTATGCGCCGAACAGGATGTTCAATACGATGGGCCTGGCAATACAGAGTATTCGCAAACAATCACCTTTTCCTGAACCCACCTTGCGAGCAAACACGATGAAATGGGCGGTTGTCGCAGAGCAGAAGCTTCGGAATCAACTGAAACCGACACCGAGCGACCCTGCTCCGCGCCCCTCATTTCTTGGCAGAATGTTCTCTCGAAAAGCCTGA
- the nuoK gene encoding NADH-quinone oxidoreductase subunit NuoK, with protein MITLSHYLALGAVLFCLSVVGIFLNRKNVIILLMCIELMLLSVNMNFVAFSHFLGDGAGQIFVFFILTVAAAEAAIGLAILVVLFRNRSTINVADLDALKG; from the coding sequence ATGATTACTCTGTCGCACTATCTGGCCCTTGGCGCCGTGCTGTTCTGTCTGAGCGTGGTCGGTATATTCCTGAACCGGAAAAACGTCATCATTCTGCTGATGTGCATCGAGCTGATGCTACTGTCAGTCAACATGAATTTCGTGGCGTTCTCTCATTTTCTCGGTGATGGGGCAGGGCAGATCTTCGTCTTCTTCATCCTGACCGTTGCGGCAGCGGAGGCAGCTATCGGCCTCGCTATACTGGTGGTGTTGTTTCGCAACCGTTCGACCATCAATGTTGCCGATCTAGACGCACTCAAAGGCTAG
- a CDS encoding acyl-CoA thioesterase, whose translation MDSRQLEMTVLMTPDMANFSGKVHGGALLNLLDRVAFSCASRFSGMYVVTLSVDQVTFKQAINVGELVTFRASVNHAGRTSMEIGIRVEAEDIRKGVRRHTNSCYFTMVAVDDDGKPVKVPPLQISLPVEQQRQRAAKARKELRLRFEQEMRQASEESK comes from the coding sequence ATGGATTCACGTCAATTGGAGATGACCGTGCTGATGACGCCGGATATGGCGAACTTTAGCGGCAAGGTCCATGGTGGCGCTCTACTGAACTTGCTTGATCGAGTGGCGTTCTCTTGTGCCTCCCGGTTTTCCGGTATGTATGTTGTGACCTTGTCAGTTGATCAGGTAACTTTCAAGCAGGCGATCAACGTTGGAGAACTGGTGACTTTCCGGGCTAGCGTGAATCACGCCGGGCGTACGTCTATGGAGATCGGTATTCGGGTCGAAGCGGAAGACATCCGCAAGGGCGTGCGGCGTCATACCAATTCGTGCTATTTCACGATGGTTGCTGTTGACGATGATGGCAAGCCCGTCAAAGTGCCACCCTTACAGATATCATTGCCGGTTGAGCAGCAACGCCAACGAGCCGCCAAGGCACGCAAGGAGCTCAGGCTGCGTTTCGAACAGGAAATGCGACAGGCGTCTGAGGAGAGTAAGTAG
- the nuoN gene encoding NADH-quinone oxidoreductase subunit NuoN — protein MDNLQIATPEIFLLAATCAVLVVGLFVQAKSNTVYWLSQLTLVITLIMSLSQIGDDAVTGLSGAYTVDVLSASLKSWVLVIAIGIFLYSRDYVGNRKIARSEYFVLGLFAVAGMMIMVSATHMLSVYLGLELLALSQYAMVALHRDNGLASEAAMKYFVLGALASGMLLYGMSMIYGATGSLNLTVIGDVLAGNSETLSAERTIGARFGLTFLIVGLAFKLGAVPFHMWVPDVYEGAPTSVTMFISTAPKIAAFAMLVRLLVGGLETLSADWQQMLAILSALSMVVGNLIAIAQTNIKRMFAYSTISHVGFLLMGIVGATNEGYSASMFYAITYAFTTLAAFGVILAVSRAGFEADQLTDLSGLGKKNALLAGVMLLAMISLAGVPPAVGFYAKLSVLESAVGAGFTWLAILGVIMSVVGAFYYLRIIKIMFFDDPADDIEVNPAGDVTAGLAINGLAVIGLGLAPGLIMGACIAAFA, from the coding sequence ATGGACAACCTGCAGATCGCGACGCCCGAGATCTTTCTGCTGGCGGCCACCTGTGCGGTGTTGGTCGTCGGCCTGTTTGTACAGGCGAAATCAAACACCGTTTACTGGCTGTCACAACTGACACTGGTTATCACACTGATCATGTCGTTATCGCAAATAGGCGATGATGCGGTGACTGGTCTGAGTGGTGCCTATACGGTTGATGTACTCAGCGCCAGCTTGAAAAGCTGGGTGCTGGTCATTGCCATAGGCATCTTCTTGTATTCACGCGACTATGTCGGTAACCGCAAGATTGCCCGTAGCGAGTATTTCGTACTGGGTTTGTTTGCTGTCGCCGGGATGATGATCATGGTGTCAGCCACTCATATGCTCAGCGTCTATCTGGGACTGGAGCTATTGGCATTGTCCCAATACGCCATGGTGGCCTTGCATCGTGACAACGGTCTGGCATCAGAGGCAGCCATGAAGTATTTCGTGCTGGGAGCTCTGGCTTCGGGCATGTTGTTATATGGCATGTCCATGATTTACGGGGCAACCGGTTCACTGAATCTCACCGTTATCGGTGACGTTCTGGCGGGCAACTCGGAAACACTCTCTGCAGAGCGCACTATCGGTGCACGCTTCGGCCTGACCTTTCTGATTGTCGGTCTCGCCTTCAAGCTGGGAGCTGTGCCATTCCATATGTGGGTACCAGACGTATATGAAGGTGCCCCCACCTCGGTCACCATGTTCATTTCGACAGCACCCAAGATTGCCGCATTTGCCATGTTGGTTCGTTTGCTGGTCGGAGGGTTGGAAACGCTGAGTGCTGATTGGCAGCAGATGCTGGCGATTCTCTCCGCACTATCGATGGTGGTTGGAAATCTGATTGCCATCGCGCAGACCAACATCAAACGCATGTTTGCCTACAGTACGATTTCGCATGTCGGCTTTCTGTTGATGGGGATCGTGGGTGCGACGAACGAAGGGTATAGCGCGTCCATGTTCTACGCCATTACTTATGCGTTCACCACACTGGCAGCCTTTGGCGTCATTCTGGCAGTATCTCGAGCAGGATTTGAGGCCGACCAACTGACAGATTTGTCCGGACTGGGCAAGAAGAACGCACTGTTGGCTGGTGTCATGTTGCTTGCCATGATTTCACTGGCAGGTGTTCCGCCGGCTGTTGGTTTTTACGCCAAGTTGAGCGTGTTGGAATCAGCGGTGGGCGCCGGTTTTACCTGGTTGGCCATACTCGGGGTGATCATGTCAGTGGTTGGCGCGTTCTATTACCTGCGTATTATCAAGATCATGTTCTTTGATGATCCGGCGGATGATATCGAAGTCAATCCTGCAGGTGATGTGACTGCTGGTCTGGCAATAAATGGTCTGGCTGTCATTGGTCTGGGTCTGGCCCCGGGTCTGATCATGGGGGCTTGTATCGCGGCCTTTGCCTGA